A region of the Arenibacter antarcticus genome:
TAAGGCGACCGAACGTAAAGGTTTTGGAGATAATTTATTCCGCGATTGGAGATACCATCCGGACAATAGCCCAAAATCGGATTTTATTTTAAACAACCCTATTTATGGCGGTAAAATATTGGTGGGCGGAAAGAATTTTGGATCAGGATCTTCACGTGAACACGCGGCATGGGCGGTATACGATTATGGTTTCAGATGTGTGGTATCTAGTTTTTTTGCCGATATTTTTAGGAATAACTGCCTTAATATAGGCGTTCTTCCAGTGCAAGTAAGCGCCGACTTCCTGCATAAAATTTATACTGCAATAGAAGCAGATCCCAAGACTGAGATGGTGGTAGACTTACAGGAACAGACCATCACTCTTGTCGCTACTGGTGAAAAGGAAAGTTTTGATATCAACGACTACAAAAAGCAGAACATGTTAAATGGTTTCGACGATATTGATTATTTAATGAACATCAAAGAAAATATTAGGGAATTCGCCAAAAACACACCACTATAAACCACTATATTTCAGGTAATTCACCTATCGACCTATATTTATTACACTTCGCAAAACACCGAAGTAGGAGGATGTAGTTGGTTATATTACTGGGAAATTAAGGATACCGACACTAGTTCCGCATAAATGAAAAGAAGAAAAATTGAAATAATGGATACCACCCTCCGCGATGGGGAACAAACTTCTGGGGTATCCTTTTCTGCATCCGAAAAGCTGACCTTGGCAAAATTATTGTTGGAGGAACTTAAGGTAGACAGGATTGAAGTAGCCTCCGCTAGGGTTTCGGAAGGCGAGCTTTCTGCGGTAAAACAGATAACTGAATGGGCCGGGAAAGTTGGGTATTTGGACCGAATAGAGGTCCTTACTTTTGTGGATAACGGGGTTTCTCTGGATTGGATGAAAAATGCCGGGGCAAAAGTTCAAAATTTGCTTACCAAAGGTTCTATGAACCATTTGATTCATCAGTTAAAAAAAACTCCTGATCAACACTTTAAGGAAATCCAAGCCACTCTTACTGCTGCAGGTGCGGAAGGCATCTCCAGTAATATTTATTTGGAGGATTGGAGCAACGGGATGAGAAATTCTAAAGATTATGTTTTTCAATTTTTAGATTTTTTGGCCACCCAACCCGTAAAACGAATTTTACTTCCTGATACCTTAGGAATTCTTACCCATACCCAGACACACGAATACATGTCGGAAATAGTAACGCGTTATCCGGAAATGCATTTCGATTTTCATGGACATAACGATTATGACCTAAGTGTTTCCAATGTAATGGAAGCCGTAAAGGCCGGGTGTCACGGTCTCCATCTTACCGTTAACGGCATGGGAGAAAGGGCTGGTAACGCTCCGATGGCGAGTGTAATAGCAGTCATAAATGATTTCCTACCCGAGGTAGAGGTTACAGTAAACGAATCATCCCTACATAAAGTAAGCAAGGTTGTATCTGTATTTACAGGATTTGGTATCCCGGCCAACAAACCTATTGTGGGCGACAATGTGTTTACCCAAACAGCAGGAATACATGCTGATGGAGACAATAAGAAGAATTTATATTTTAACGATTTAATGCCAGAACGCTTTGGTAGGAAGCGAAAATACGCCCTTGGAAAGACATCTGGCAAGGCCAATATTCAAAAGAATTTACAGGAACTTGGACTTACCCTGAATGATGAGGAACTCAAAAAGGTTACTGCTAGAATTATTGAACTCGGTGATAAAAAAGAAAAGGTAACCAAAGACGACCTACCTTTTATTATTTCCGATGTATTGGACAGTTATACCTACCAACAAAAGGTTTTTATAAAATCGTATGTACTTACACACGCTAAGGGATTAAAGCCATCCTCTACCCTAGCTATAGAAATAAATGGAGAATTAATAGAGGCCCATGCCCAAGGGGACGGTCAGTATGATGCCTTTATAAATG
Encoded here:
- a CDS encoding alpha-isopropylmalate synthase regulatory domain-containing protein, giving the protein MKRRKIEIMDTTLRDGEQTSGVSFSASEKLTLAKLLLEELKVDRIEVASARVSEGELSAVKQITEWAGKVGYLDRIEVLTFVDNGVSLDWMKNAGAKVQNLLTKGSMNHLIHQLKKTPDQHFKEIQATLTAAGAEGISSNIYLEDWSNGMRNSKDYVFQFLDFLATQPVKRILLPDTLGILTHTQTHEYMSEIVTRYPEMHFDFHGHNDYDLSVSNVMEAVKAGCHGLHLTVNGMGERAGNAPMASVIAVINDFLPEVEVTVNESSLHKVSKVVSVFTGFGIPANKPIVGDNVFTQTAGIHADGDNKKNLYFNDLMPERFGRKRKYALGKTSGKANIQKNLQELGLTLNDEELKKVTARIIELGDKKEKVTKDDLPFIISDVLDSYTYQQKVFIKSYVLTHAKGLKPSSTLAIEINGELIEAHAQGDGQYDAFINALKKVYASKNLKLPLLVDYAVRIPPGSNSDALCETIITWDCNGKEFVSRGLDSDQTVSAIKATEKMLNII
- the leuD gene encoding 3-isopropylmalate dehydratase small subunit — protein: MAYDKFNILKTSGVPLPIENVDTDQIIPARFLKATERKGFGDNLFRDWRYHPDNSPKSDFILNNPIYGGKILVGGKNFGSGSSREHAAWAVYDYGFRCVVSSFFADIFRNNCLNIGVLPVQVSADFLHKIYTAIEADPKTEMVVDLQEQTITLVATGEKESFDINDYKKQNMLNGFDDIDYLMNIKENIREFAKNTPL